In Lycium barbarum isolate Lr01 chromosome 9, ASM1917538v2, whole genome shotgun sequence, the DNA window ACTATCCCTGTTACTTCAATTGTCCCCAAATCCCCACAACCGCCATACATGACATAGCACAAAAAACTGTGTGTTTTGGACAGGATTCTCATCCTgtctatgtttatatatatatatatctgtacataaaaaaaaaaaaaagaaaaagaaaaagaaaaaccaaaatTGTTACATAGTTCATTCAGATTAAGTGATGGCAAATCAAGAATTGCAACTACAAACCCTAAACCCAACAATAATCCCTGGTTTGCCAAATGATTTAGCATCACTAATACTAATTTTCATTCCTTATTCTCATCATTCACGTCTTAAAATCATTTGTAAATCATGGAACTATTTTTTCTCATCAAAATCCATCATTTCTCTAAGAAAAAAACTCTTCACATCGCCTTTAATTTGTGTTTTCCCACAAGACCCTTTAATTTCTTCACCTTATCTGTTTGACCCCATAAATCTTGCTTGGTGTTCACTTCCACCTATGCCTTGTAACCCTTCTGTGTATGGTCTTTGTAATTTTACTTCAATTTGTGTTGGTTCTTACTTGTATGTGTTAGGTGGTTCACTATTTGATTCAAGGTCTTACCCTCTTGATTATCCATGTCCTTCATCATCTGTGTTTAGGTTTGATTTTGTGAGTTTTTCCTGGGAAGCTTTATCACCTATGATCAACCCGAGGGGTAGTTTCGCGTGTGCTGCGACGCGTAGTATGGATAGGATTGTAGTGGCGGGTGGTGGGTCGCGACATACGATGTTTGGGGCAGCGGGTAGTAGGATGAGTTCAGTGGAAATGTATGATATTGGGAAAGATGAGTGGGTCCCGTTGGACGGGTTGCCTAGGTTTAGAGCGGGGTGTGTTGGGTTTTTCGTTGGGAATGGGGAGGAGagggagaaggagaaggagaggGATGAGTTTTGGGTGATGGGTGGGTATGGTGAGTCGAGGACAGTGTCGCGTGTGTTTCCTGTGGATCAGTATTATAGGGATGTTGTAGTGATGGAAATGAAGAATGGTGGTGGTGGTAAGTGGAGGGAGCTTGGGGATATGTGGGCAGAAGGGGAAAGGTGGAGGCTTGGAAAGATTGTCGTGGTTGAAGAAGATGAGTGTTCGGACGTTCCTGCAGTTTTCATGCTCGACCGAGGTGATATTTTCAGGTATAAATTTGAAGCATCTTGTTATGCATTTATAAGTGTGAGCTTTATGAAGCTGTTAGTTTCAGGGAATCTTTAATTAAGCTTTAAAAACGAATTGTTTAGTGGTATTGGAATGATATGCACCCGAAAAGAATGGAATTGACATAGAGGATTCATACAACTTACACCAACTAGTTTACGTTGAGGTTTGGTTGATTGACTGGAACTCGGTAAATTAAGGAACCACACATCTATGGTAGCTTATTGCACATTGCTATGACAAGTCTGATTCATTATGCATCCAAGAGTCGATTTTGGTGTAATATGTGACCTCAGTGTTGTGTATTTTGTTGTTCGGCTTGATTAACAGAGTTATGGCAGGGGAAAGGGGTGGGTAACCAAGTAGTGCAAGAGATTAAGCACTACGCGCCAATTTGATATGTTTGTTTGATGCCCTGATTTGTGATATATGTTTCCGGTTTTTTAATTGTTAAAAGTTTTTAAGTCAGTAAAGTGGCGTTTGGTTTAATATTTTTGGATAACGGTGGTGTCCAAGCGAGTTTGGCGCGCACCTCGACTTAACCGGTTACCCACTACTTCCTATGAGCGGAGATATCGGGTGATTCTCTCATTAATGTTTAGACAGATGGGTATACtcacttttcactttttttgTCGTTACTGGGATTTGACCCGGTTTTGCCGTCTAccaaattattttcatctttgtcGATATGTATGCCATGATTGACTTTCTAGGCTCATTACACAATTCATGATGTAGCTCTGCACATTTTGACAGAATCTTCTTGCTGCTGATTTTCACTCTACAACttataacaataaaaaaaaattcttctcgTTTTGTTTGTTGCAAAACTGCTCTCAACCAAAAGCCAAGAAAGAAAAGCTTGTTAGTATTTTTGTCTCAAATAGTTAGTCCCCAAATGCCTTACGTTGACTCATTCAGATGACTGGTTGTAAATGCCTcctggagacttttgtgattCTGTAATCTTCTGTTTTGCAATATCTCCTGGCACTTGCTTCAATAAAATTTACTTAccttaccaaaaaaaaataaaaaaaatgccaCCAACAGGGTATCACTCGTGATCAACATTAATGACACAAGATCAAACCAAATCCATCGTACATTACTTCCCTAAATGATCTCTTACCTTTGTTGCAATTGTTGTTATGACTCTGTACTCTAATCTTTGGATCTCGTGCTCTTGTTATTGTTTCCCTCCTTTTTATCTGTCAGTTCTCCTTTCAGTTGGTTTGCTATATCCTCCAATCTTCTTTCAATATGCATCATCAGTTCCCTTGGCATTTCCTCTTCAGACCCCCAAGAACATAGAAAGAATGTTTTCGTACTCCTTTTTTTTCCGTCACATTTATGTGGACGTCATCTTGTCCAAAAAGTCTTTGATACAGTTGTATCTGGGCACATCTTTGATTAAATGCAGCAGTTAGTTTTCTTAAAAAAGGACTAATATATTCACCTTTATTTTGCACAGGTTACTACTATAGCACTGAAATTGAGTGGCAAATATGAATACACGGATGTAGTTCCAGTTACTTtgtatttgatttttgtttttcgaTTGTTTGCGGGAAGCAATTTTGCTAAGCTGAGGGTTATAATTCAATTTCAAATTGCTTTACCTGCAAGGGTGGCTGAATTGGTTCAGCGAGTGGTTTCCCACATGGGAGACCTGGGATCAATTCCCCTCACCAATAACCTTCTCAGTCTGACATCGTTAcatggggcttgcctagtgcggtttACATCTCTtgtgtggtttgcgggctattgcacTAGGAGTGGGGTTTACCCAGAGCTCACCCATAGGGTAGTGGTCGCGAGTTCCCtagtttaccaaaaaaaaaaaatcaaaaaaaaaatcagcctcTAATCTGCCCAATGATATAAAGCTCGGTATAAACTGCACATAAAagtaccccaaaaaaaaaaaaaaactgctcatGTACGAGTGGTGTTAGCCTCTAGAAAAGGAGCTCATCTCTTTTCAGCTTCTAATCAACATTTGCTgcataatcttttttttttttttgtcctttttgtGTTTGCAACATTTATTTGATTCCTCTATTGAACACCATATTAGTGAATGGGACTAAGTGTAGGGGCAAGTGAATTTGGTTTATGACTCATTGTCAGACGTGGGTTTGGAAAGTTTTTGATGGCAACAAATAAATCATTATTCGACATCATGTAGATTTTTCCTCGGGTATGAGCAAAAAAAGGATTGGTGGAAATTATACATCATTAATTTCTTTAATGAAACTGGTTCAGTTCACTTCTTTTACAAGGAATAAATATTTCTCGTCTATCTACCTGAACCACAGTTAACAAGTATATATGTGTGAGTGGGT includes these proteins:
- the LOC132610659 gene encoding F-box/kelch-repeat protein OR23, with protein sequence MANQELQLQTLNPTIIPGLPNDLASLILIFIPYSHHSRLKIICKSWNYFFSSKSIISLRKKLFTSPLICVFPQDPLISSPYLFDPINLAWCSLPPMPCNPSVYGLCNFTSICVGSYLYVLGGSLFDSRSYPLDYPCPSSSVFRFDFVSFSWEALSPMINPRGSFACAATRSMDRIVVAGGGSRHTMFGAAGSRMSSVEMYDIGKDEWVPLDGLPRFRAGCVGFFVGNGEEREKEKERDEFWVMGGYGESRTVSRVFPVDQYYRDVVVMEMKNGGGGKWRELGDMWAEGERWRLGKIVVVEEDECSDVPAVFMLDRGDIFRYKMASNSWIKETSLPRKTSDEASFGFVALDGELHVMTHLSGFKLKECQRLRRQKRSANMPATILIQIYHPRKKSWRSVTTKPPFHHPLDFKTAVMCTIRL